ctataacagctaattttgagtgAAAATGCGACCTTTGCGTTTTTCTAGTATTGAAACTATTAATCTAAAGTTTTTACACTAAGTGAATCCCTAcacagagaaaaaaaatccattacactttataaaaaatataatacaaattattagaattttcattaaaaataaggaTAGTGGCAAAGGTTATTAAATGGTAATAAgataatctgttaaaaatatgctgttacattttattataCCTTAAGTTAACCAGTAACAAAACCTGGCATCTGGTATTAATGCGTAACGTATAATCTTTTTAAACAATAGAAATTATGTACAGaagtatttaatttgtatcaaaaaatttataaaacttgttaaaaaatattgattagtTAGTAACGTCATAAATATTAAtgctaacaaaaataaattataaactttattagaaaaagcgTAGGTACTAGACAAATTTTAATAGACAGTTTTCTCCGTGTACCTGCTAGCGGATCCAACCCTGGTatcataattataaatttttacttgctTGGACAAATAAtctgtcttttttatttaaacgtaaatCAGATGGGTGATATATCGGAGGATTACTTACTAGAAGCCAACCTTTGTCAAgcaacaaaatttaacaaaaactgatGCCTGTATTCAAAGATCCCAGTAAAATCATACCTCAATTACTGttcacatttaaatttaaatttacgaGACCACAAGTAGCAGGTtcataaaagttaaaatataaaagtgcttttaattcaaaatctgatTGGTATATTTCTTTCGCTAATTtcgtaaacaattatctgaagttAAAAtgcgtaatttaaaaattactaaaaaaaataggaaagATACCTTTCTAATGTGCAGTCAAGCGTgtgaaatgcaaaaaattttttatttaattaaaaatcgcaATTTTCTTTCTTAATCGCCGGACCTGGTATAcacaaaatttgcaacaaaatttgcattttgttttacaaaaaccttttttttccATACTAAAgacaacacaaaataaaaaaatgacctTCGGGATTCGAATTCAGAAGAAAACTTGACATATGTAGAATAAGTTTTCCATAaacttttttctactttcattgaaaaattgtttgagcagCAGATCTTGCGGTAAACATTTTGCCCTTATTACTAGTGAGTTTTAGGTCACAATACGATAAGGGTTAAAAAcggataaataaataaacaaatgctTTATTGTCTAACAGAAATACAAAATTCCAATAACAAGGCAAAtacgataataaaaataatacaacgCAATAATAGAAATCACCAAATAAAAGAACATTTGTCCTCAAATCcgactaaaaaatatattggtgCAATGAACTGTCGAAGCAATAAATGATAATTGAGTGGTTTTTAGTTCGTCCGCCCCTGATTGCATAATTCATAATCTTCGTGTTGATGGTGGCATTTCAGCTGAATATTCAATGCTTCTTGTCAGTTTCCACTTGCAACGCCACATGGGCAACTTTCTCATCCAGGTGTACGGCCCTTGTGTCCTTCTCGTCGTCCTCTCTTGGGTCTCCTTCTGGCTGAACCGCGAAGCCACAGCTGACCGCGTCTCCCTCGGTAAATCCCTTCGATTGATCGCAACCCTCACTGGCTTGGATTTGTTTAAGGCATAACCACCGTATTAACGATGACATTTCTCGGTCTGGAAGCGAGAACCGACTTGCCCAAAGTTCCCTACCCCACAGCCCTCGATTTCTTCGTCTTCCTGTCATTTTCCTTCATCTTTGCAACTATTATTCAGGTAACACACATTAACTGACCGAGCTTGAAAGCACGCCAGCAATTAAACCGACGAACACGTTTATCCAGAACAATGCTAATTATTTCAGTTCGCTGTGGTCCACTACTTCACGAAGTACGGTTCCGGCGAGTGCTACTTCAGCTCGGATTTCAGTTCCGATTCCAGCAGCGACGAAGAGGATTGGATTGAAAGCAGGGAAAATGCGCCCAAAGAGGTAAGTGCCCAATCGACTCaatccaaaataaataaaacgttcgaacttaattaaaacttaattcgCCACAACGTAGGTGTCGCATTCTCCAGTGTGCAAAAGCTCAAATTACGGCAGCTCGAACGGGGGCGATCCGCATTTCATTGAAGTGATTCCGCTGTCAGCGTGTTCGATTCCAGTGGCGTCAATGAGGCGCACGTCACAGCCTTGGAGCAATCTCTCCTGTATCAACCGATCGCAAGACGATAAAAATTATCACGCGAGTCCGAACAAATCAACTGGAAGCCAAAAATCGCCCTGTCAAagccaaaaacacagaaagaagaaaaagaaaaggacgCCGAGGTTTAACTCAGTTTCGAAAATTGATCGAGCTTCTAGAGTAGTGTTTCCCGTCCTTTTTGTAAcgattaatttgttttattggtATTCGTACCTGTCGAGGACCAAGAGAATTGTAAATCTGAATGTTTCGTAAGGAAACTGTCATAGCTGTGATGTTGCTTCATTGGTGTTAGTTCCTCTTGCTTCtatttttttcggtttggAAAGTGGTAGAGGCTATAGCTACGTAAACTGCCAGTTGAGTGTTTGTTGGAAGGCGTTCAGAACCAATTAGAGTAGAGTGATACAAAATAACACCTTTGTTTACTAGgcgaaaattatatttataacGTGTTAATTTATGGAGAATCAActagtttttagaaaaataaatcaccaacaaatttttatacacTGGTTTTATTTCAATTCAAATGCACACCCAAATGcccatttttttcagttatgtattatttagaCGCACGAAATAAACTACAAAGACCTGCTAGTGCATTATAAtagtgaaaattaattttttggcaccaaatattttattattcattttttcaatgaaaataatttaagtaaaCTCCTGATTATCCGAAACCGCTTTATCCGAACTCGGGATTATCTAAAGTAAGTAGAAGTAATTGAAACTCTGCTTTATCCGAAACAAGGTCTTTGCTTGCGTATTTATTGCCCTGAGGAAGCCCCAAAAAGGTGACGAAACGTtggaagtaataaaaaaaagaaaataaactgCACCTTGTTTGCTGAcccaaaaattaagtaaaccATAGCTGTGATCATActcaaataaactaaaaacatacgaagaatcaaaataattaatcaggCTGAagagtcaaaaaataaaatttcaaatcctaatattaataaaaaaaattccctCAGTTTGCACTAATTTACCAAACACAACGAAAactactctaattataaattaaaatgactGCATGGGAATTCTACTAGAAAAATGGTTCTCAATTCATATTACAgataatttcattttcttaattaaaaatttgagaatCTCATCATGCACACTTTACGgactattttaataattaactccCATAAGTACTACTTTATGAACGATTTCAAAGAGAAAAGTTTCAATTTATAACATTTGATCTATTTATTTAGGTaatttggaaattaaaaaaaacacaaacatatGAACggcatttttattgcaaaatcacaaatttacaaattcaaaTGCACACCCAAATgcccattttttttgttatgtattatttagaTGCACGAAATAAACTACAAAGACCTGCTAGTGCATTATAATAgtgagaattaattttttggcataaaattttttattattcacttttttaatgaaaataatttcaatacaCTCCTGATTATCCGAACTCGGGATTATCTGAAGCAAATAGAAGTAATTGAAACTCCGTTTTATCCGAAACAAGGACATTGCTTGCGTGTTTATTGCCCTGAAGAAGCCCCAAAAAGGTGGCGAAACGTtggaagtaataaaaaaagaaaataaactgCACCTTGTTTGCTGTcctaaaaattaagtaaaccATATCTGTGATTATCAATAATTAATCAGGctgaaaagtcaaaaaataaaatgtcaaatcctaattaaaaatttgaaaacctcGTCATGCACACTTTACAGacgattttaataattaactccTGAAAAGTTCTACTTTATAGACGATTTCAGAAAGAAAAGTGGCAATTTGATCTATTTGTTTAGGTAATTTggaaatttgaagaaaacacaAACATATGAAcggtatttttattgcaaaatcaCAAATTTACACACTTCGAGAAGTTTAAAACTTCTTGGTACCCATTCATATTACAATTTATACAATAgatttcatttattaattgCACAATGTACAGTATGTCACAgtacaaatataaatttatttaaataagaaactagaaaaaaaagattaattacaAGTTCCTTCAAATATGTTTCCTACCTATAAGGATATCCCTGAGTTTTGGTCCTGAAAATACTCAACAGCAGTGAGAAAAATACAGACAACAAAACTAGACCCACAACTGCCAATATTTTCCTCTTTTTGGGGTCTCCTTTCCCCCTTGCTGCTTCAGTAAGCAGAATCATACCTAAGACAACAGCAGCATCTTTAGAAATTTGTTAAAGAAAATATATAAGATTCCTAAAAAGaagtaaaaatgtttaaaaaaggaTACTCAGTACCATCACAATGTAAGTCTCTACAACAAACTGCCCTTGCGATGACCCATGAACGTACATAATTTGACCATTTTGGCCCTTGTGTACGAATGGGGGCCCCCTAATGTGGTTCCACATTTGCCCAGAAACCATGGCAAAACAGAAGAACAAAGAACCCATCCCCCACATTGTTTTATTgtacaagaaatctaaattGTTGCGTCGCAAATACAAAAATCCAGCGACTAACGCAAACAAGACAATCAAGGCGAGAGTTCCTGAGTAATTTGGAGGACGGAAAACACGAATCTTCAAAcaaatcgttaaaaaaaaacccTAACTAAAAAACCTACTTGTATGTCTGTTCTCTCAGCAATCCATTTGGCAATAGCCTCCGCCGAAAACCCAATCCTGGAAATATCCATCGTATCGGCACTCTTAGGCTTGCCTTTCGGCGGGAAATGCATGAAAACGGGGGCGGTGTTGAGACGCAACTAAGACACAAATTACAACCTCAAAAGCGCACCCTCCTCCCTTACCATTTGGAACACGTCAGACCCCTCATCGAAATCAACCACAGCAaagaacaatttattagaataACCCTGTGAATATCTGAACGAGTTTGCAACGATTGTGAACTCGTCACTGGCATGTCGGCACACCATACACTGCCTCTGGGGCGCCATGGCAGTGAACATCACAATCACCGAATAGCTCCGAGGGGCTGCTTTCACATACTCCCTAAATTTGTTGCCGTTGAGCCGCAAAACGGCCTTTTTATTGGACATTTCAGTCAGCTGCTGGACCCTTTCAGCCAGGGAGAGACTCTTCAAGCAAGTTTTAGCGAAAATGGGAAACGAGTCGACGGGGACTCACCTGCTTGCGTGCCTGGCCGTCAACATGGTagaaaaatatgcaaaatatTACAAACAGGCCCAAAATTAACGCTTTCATGTTTTTGGTTTGAAATGGCAAAGCCGGCCCTGTCAAATCTGTCAACGTGTATATTTTGGTCACGTGACCGCAGTGCCGCGACCTGCTTTACcgacaaatttaaattgacaaaaaatgatAAGGATTATCCTTATCACCTTTCAGTTTGGTGGTGTTCTGAATTatattattaacttaaaataacataataagTCGTGGATtaaaaattacactaaaagtattattctaaattataatttttataaataaaaaatcacaattattTCTTCAAAACGTCTATAAATGTCTCTCTGGGCAAGGAAATGTTTGCAACCATCCGCATTTTCTTTTTCCCGGCGGCTTGTTGCGCTAGTAGTTTCATTCTCCTTGTTACATCACCTCCATActgcaataaattaataaaaatagatatCACTTTTGgtagtaatatattttttgcttacaagTTTAGCTGTTACGTCTTTACGGTACGCTTTGATAGTCTCCCTAGCTAAAATTTTGCCATTGCAAACAGCCTGGACAGCAATTTGTATCATTTGCCTAGGGATCATTTCTTTCAGTTTCAGAACCATTTTCCGACCAATAGATTGAGCTTTAGAGATATGAACAATATTGCTTAACTCTTCAACTGCTGTCCCATTCAACAAAATCCGcaactaaaatttaatattgaaaaaagtggcccaattctaaataaaaatgtggtCAAAAGTTCcgtgaaaattttataaacataTACAGAGTGACCCAACAGtgtgtaataattataagTTCTTTGCTATCTTTCTTTTTGCTTTTAAGTCCACAAACtacaaatatatttattatacgCAGGGTGTTGCATACAAAGTGGCGAACAACTCTTGAAAAATTACTTCAAAtgtgcaacaaaaaaacttagaatacTTTGTAGTTTTAACAAATAGTCGACTGTTAGTTGAAATACGCAAATAATGAGTGAAACACATCGaccacatttttatttagaccCCCAACGTTTAATTACTTTAACAAGATTAGAGCTTTGGTATCCGTTGTCTTCATAATCAAAACTGGCATAACCGGAAGAAATAGTTTTTAGACTGTCATGAAAGTCtataattatttcgcaaagcGGCAAATCGTATTGTAACATAACACGATCGTTGTCTATGTTAGTGGCATTTCTTTGAACACCTCGTCTTTCCATGCAAAGAGACATAATCGGCCCCAGATACTTATCAGGCGTGATAATAGTTCCGATCACCATCGGCTCAAAAGTCTCCTCAATGTGGACAGTATCGGGCCACAAAGCTGGATTATTAACAAATATCTCGCGCCCCGtcttaatattttgtttggtttcttttaACGTAATTTTATAAGTGACAGAGGGTGCTGTGAGAATCGGTTCAGCGCCGTATTCCTGTTGCAAACGCTGCGAAAAAACCTCCAAATGCAAGAGCCCCAAAAAACCCAGCCTCCAGCCTTGACCCAGGGCCGGACTCGAATCAATATCAACCGAAACCGCCGAATCATTCAAAGTCAATTTATCTATAGCGCTCCTCAAATTGACGTGCTGTGATTGGTCCATTGGGTAAACACCGGCGAACACCATTGGCTGCGGCGGCTCGAAACCTTGAAGAGGCTCAACAGGGCAGGAAGACAAGTGAATGGTGTCACCAATAAACGCCTCTTTACTCGTCCTCATGTTACAACCGATTAAGCCAATCTGACCCGCGACTCTACAATTAATCTTTCGGTTGGcaacacttaaaaaattaaaaaacgtacAGTTTTTTCGTAACGACCTCTTGTGGCCGTAACAGAGATAAACTCTTGATGCTGTATGTTTTTTGCGAGTGGCAAGACTGTACTTCGTCCCCCACATTTATTTCACCATCTTGAATATAAATCAACGACAAGGCCCCCCTGTATTTATCGAACCAACTGTCGAAAAGTAGGGCTCGAAACGGAGCCGTTCTGTCCACTTTCGGGGGCGAAATTCGCTCGATTAAAGCCTCAATAACCGATTGAATACCGGTGCCTAATTTTGCAGAAATCTGTAATTTTGCGTCCAactatactttaattgtaaattatttaaattcgcaCCCTTAGCACTTCCTGAGGCTCTATATCAAAAAGTGACTGTAACTGTTTGGTAACCCTATCGGGGTCAGCATTTttcaaatcaattttatttaaaacaggcACAATGGTGAGGTCTTTGCCAAAAGCTAGGTAAAAATTTGCCACAGTTTGGGCCTGGACCCCGTCATTGGCGTCCACCACTAGGATAACCCCTTGGCAGGCTGAAAGTGATCTAGAGACCTAAATTTTGGTGgagaaaaaattacagatttgGTTTTATACCTCGCTGGAAAAATCGACATGACCCGGAGTATcaattaaattcaataaatattCGTTCCCTTTGTAATTATATAATAAAGACACACTTTGGGCTTTGACTGTGATTCCTCGTTCGCGCTCCACTTGTAATTTATCCAAAACTTGGTTTTGACCACTGTTTTTCGTTATGGCACCTGTGAATTCAAGCAGACGGTCGGCCAGAGTACTCTTACCATGGTCAACGTGGGCTATTATACTAAAATTTCTTATTCGTTCGATTGGAATTTGAGTATAATCGATGGGGGCTTCACAATACGTTCTTGTAATAACAGCACgcctacaaattttttttggttaattaatCGGGAACATATAGAACTCACCACTTAACACGACATATTTTCGATTTTGGTGACTTCGCGTGTATGTAAACTAtgttcttaattaaattaaacatacttttttgaaaattcgcTCGATGGAATTGAGGTTatgtcataattttttgtgagGTTAGTATGTGCGTTTTTTGACAAGGACCtttgaaatttaaacaactgCTTCAAAATTACGGTGAGATTGagttgaattgaattgaatcaTTTGATTAATACAGAATCTGTAGTGTAATTTCCAAAAACCACTGAACTTAAGTGAGAGCATGTGATTGAAATTCTAGAAATGTCCTTAACTtcagttttgcaaaatttccgtGTCCTGAGTACTCGACATTCTTTAAAATGTGTGTCAGTCGCCAAATCGTTATCGTCAAAGGCCCCCCCGCAAggcgttttgaaaaaactagaCCCAGACACTGGGAAGTtacaaattaagaaaacaaaCATAGTGCCTAAGATCACCCTAGTTTCGGGTGATAATGTCTCGATTACAACTCTCCAAGAGGCCGAGAAACTGTCAAAACGTCGGGATTTAAAACTGGTGAAGATTGTGGACGTTGATGCAAAGACTCAAAGACCTGTCTACCAGTTGATGACAGGGGAGGAATATCACGCTGAAGATTTGAAACAACGAGAGAAACGCAAAGAAGAAAGGCAGAAAAACATCAAAGGAGAAAAAGTCCTTCTCCTCAATTGTAGAATCACCCAGCATGATCTCACCATCCAACTCAAAAAAGCGCTCAAGTGGTTGCACAAAATGTATGAAGTTAGAGTGGTTATAAGCGGGGCGCATGGAAATGTAGAAGTTGCTGTAAGTTTCTCCAGCTTCACGGAcaagtttggaaaaattttatttacaggaAAAGATTTATTCATCAATTGACCAATTCTTCAAAGTGGAAGAAGTTGATGCAAGGCTGGTACAAAAGAGAACCAAAGGATCTGATATCAAATTCCAAATTACACCTCCAGCTTATAAGGAGAGGAAGGATTTATGACTAGTCCTAACGACTGTAGCAACTGTGGTCTTTATCAAATACCTTGTTTGGGTATTTATTTACAAGAAGTACTTCAAGAAGAGTTGATTTATTGTTCTGTTATGTATCTTTGTAATGTAACATTCGTTTacgaataaatttaattatacagtattttttttatttgccacTTTCCCCCTGTATCAATCAGCTAATTAAGTTAAAGAAATAAGcaagtaaaaacataaaaattgaaaaaaagaaaggtttatttaacaatcaaataaaaaagaaaagaaattgaagaaaatatcATTGAGAAAGTATAACATTTGGTgataccattaaaaaaatttaaccctTTTTCAAAGAAAGCtcagttaaaatttaacaagttGGTGGATATGAGCATATGAATGGTTCAATTTGTTCACGTGTTCAGCTAGTTgggcatttaattgcggattaaattaatgacgtttTTATAAACCTTAAGAAAGTTTTATGCTTATGTAAAcgtgaaataaatattgtagaaaaatataaagtaactAACACGTATTGGTAGaataaataacagaaaatCTGAAACACTATAAAATTACAACAGtcgttattttttgcaataagtTAACGTtgattaattaactaattttaattataagaaattggGGAAAGTCTGAAAAAATTCGCATGTAtagaaagaaatataaaatatttaaaatatatggcaaacgctgaattttatgtgattattattagtttttcaaagctttgcattttttattttataaatatccaACCGCAAACGATCAATTCTAGACTctgtaacaaaaaacaaacctAATAGGATTCCCTCAAGATGGGCCCCAAGAGCattgaaacattttatgttagaGTGGCTCTAAACTACGAAAtctaaacttaataaaaaattaaacttaaaaagCAGTGGCGGCACCagcatatttttttggttgggTGCAAcctggcaaaaaaaataaagatgggCGAAGGGAACATAAACATAAGAACATAAAAAAGAAGCAATcgtattttaaaaagaattttttttgtaaatataatGAGGGTGGGCAGTCGTTTCGGCAAAGAGTATTTTGATTAGGCCCATGTCCACCCGTGCCACTTTCAAAAAGGTTGTAAAAACGATACATCTTACGTAGGTACCACTAAACCATAATCTCAATATAGTTAATTCTGTGACGAaagtagtttaaaaaaacgacgtattttggataattttaaacaatcaaaaatggaaataaaaattggatcATTAGTCAGTTTATTACCTTATTATTACAATGGAAacaacagttttattttataatacatCATCGATAAGAACGTGTGAGGCATTATAATGGGCCgagaaaaaacaattactctctcatttttctttcattagtaaccaaataaaattactttCCGAAAACTAGTgcaatgaattttaaattgtgtttttgggTCTCTTCCTTGGTAATACTTAGTCAAGGTAGGACAACCTGTAGCCCTTAATATTTCACTTTCGTAAGTTTCACTTAGTTCTCAATATAAGTTGCGCGGCCAAAAAGAAATTCGATCCACGAATCAGCGGTGGTCAAGCAGTCAACTCCACTCAACTTCCCTACGTTGTCGCCCTTCTTTCCCACAACGGCTACGTGTGCACCGGTTCAATTATAACTCCTTATCACGTTATCACCGCCGCTCACTGCACCTACACTCGCCAAGCCTCCGAACTATATATCCGTGCTGGATCCTCTTTACGCGAATCCGGGGGTGTGATTGTTCCCGTTACTTTCATAATAAACCACCCATCTTTTGATCCAAACACGTTAGACTACGATGTGTCCGTCTTAAAGCTCCAACAAGGCCTCATTTACAGCGAGTTTGTAGCTCCCATACCTTTAGCAGATCGGTCCCAGTCATGGAACCTGGGCACTGCAGCACTTGTGAGCGGTTGGGGGTACACAAAAGTGGGCCAAACAGAGGATGAAAGACAATTACAAGCAACGATGATTGAGATAAAAAATCCGAAGATTTGTAAAGAGGCGTTGGTTCCTTCTGTTCTTACTCCAAGAATGTTATGTGGAGGACTTTTGGAAGAAGGAAAAAATTCGTGTAAGGGGGATTCTGGGGGACCCATGGTTATCAATGGGGTGCTGGCAGGGATCGTGTCGTGGGGGGCAGAGACCAAGTGTGGAATATGGGGGGTTCCAGCGGTTTACAGTTATTTGCCACTTCTAAGGCCTTTTGTAGATATTGCAATCAGgatttaaatacattttgctgtctaaatttgttattattgtgttcaaaaaattgaaataccCACATTTTTGaggaagttttttatttttaggtgaTACAATACTTATGAGAagtaaaaagaaatttataggtgtcttttaattttgttctgTACACTATGAAGGTAATCAAATACGTCGTTAGTGAACACAAATCGCTGTGGAAATAAgaattttaatcaataaatatttattttctcttttaaatgtaatttagtttgtaTTATGATTTGACACGTGTAAATTTAGAATTGTCTGTATACttatttgctaatttttttattcattttattgaTATTTGTGTAATCAAATGTTGGGCAACagctattaataattttctattcGATCTTGTTATCGATTACTTACTGCGcactattttgatttaaaatttcaagctatttaaaaatttgtttttgtgacTAATTTCTCCTAAGGTCATAAAATTGTATTGTCATTTGTAATGATATGTAGGTGGAACAATACTTTCCCAACCTATATAAACGTTAATTTTCATACGATTGAACGATTTATAAAGTGATATACACAACAGAATGAGGTTTTTTGGAATCATAATGCTTTTGTGCCTCCTTGTCGTGGCAAGTTATGGAGAAACAAAGAAAGGTACCTATGtgctgattttttaaaaatttattataataaattaatcttgagattaattgttgttaaaaaattattcagttATACTCAATGTAATATTGGTGCACACTTTGTATAAACATCAATAATTGcggttatttttgcttttagaaGCAGAGGATGTCAAGCCGTCGGAGCCGCCGACTCCAATACGAAAAGGGGACTAAGGTTCACTACTAAGACATGAGGTTTAAATAGTAATATGTGCCTAAATTActtcttttcaaaaaataaagcacttcAAAAAGGTTAAAcaaatgttattaatttttgttttttaattatggcAAGCATACGGCCATCACGTTTCCATTTCCAGATTTGGTGTAGTTCTAGTCTTCCATTACACAATCAACTCAACTTTTCTCCCTCACTATGGGCATCACTGCCGAACATAAAGGACTTcacaaaacttattgaaatgaGTGAGATCACGTAATTTGGACGAAATGGATTGAACTCTATTTAAGATTTGCATTTCAAGCAATAAGAGCTGTTtatatcagaaaaaaatagattacaaaaaaacattaataaaaatctaatagtgaattactattttttagggTAACAACGTTTTATTGTTAGGTAGGTACTTAAACAACTACGAAATTATTTAGGTTTTCGGTTAGATCTAATTATTACC
The sequence above is a segment of the Tribolium castaneum strain GA2 chromosome 9, icTriCast1.1, whole genome shotgun sequence genome. Coding sequences within it:
- the Grd gene encoding GABA-gated ion channel isoform X2; translated protein: MKRFQLWLTVSLLTKFETGSGVSLKQSSRAPQMNNHQNISSLLDNLLRGYDNSVRPDFGGPPAVVEVDIMVRSMGPISEVDMTYSMDCYFRQSWVDRRLAFPGDTNDTLALSISMLARIWKPDTYFYNGKQSYLHTITTPNKFVRLYQDGRVLYSSRLTIKAGCPMNLEDFPMDIQRCPLKFGSFGYTAQDVLYRWNAARQVAIAEDMKLSQFDLIATPAANHTDTIVNSDTKSAEYSMLLVSFHLQRHMGNFLIQVYGPCVLLVVLSWVSFWLNREATADRVSLGITTVLTMTFLGLEARTDLPKVPYPTALDFFVFLSFSFIFATIIQFAVVHYFTKYGSGECYFSSDFSSDSSSDEEDWIESRENAPKEVSHSPVCKSSNYGSSNGGDPHFIEVIPLSACSIPVASMRRTSQPWSNLSCINRSQDDKNYHASPNKSTGSQKSPCQSQKHRKKKKKRTPRFNSVSKIDRASRVVFPVLFVTINLFYWYSYLSRTKRIVNLNVS
- the Grd gene encoding GABA-gated ion channel isoform X1, which translates into the protein MKRFQLWLTVSLLTKFETGSGVSLKQSSRAPQMNNHQNISSLLDNLLRGYDNSVRPDFGGPPAVVEVDIMVRSMGPISEVDMTYSMDCYFRQSWVDRRLAFPGDTNDTLALSISMLARIWKPDTYFYNGKQSYLHTITTPNKFVRLYQDGRVLYSSRLTIKAGCPMNLEDFPMDIQRCPLKFGSFGYTAQDVLYRWNAARQVAIAEDMKLSQFDLIATPAANHTDTIVNSDTKSGVRIDGNFDFTEYSMLLVSFHLQRHMGNFLIQVYGPCVLLVVLSWVSFWLNREATADRVSLGITTVLTMTFLGLEARTDLPKVPYPTALDFFVFLSFSFIFATIIQFAVVHYFTKYGSGECYFSSDFSSDSSSDEEDWIESRENAPKEVSHSPVCKSSNYGSSNGGDPHFIEVIPLSACSIPVASMRRTSQPWSNLSCINRSQDDKNYHASPNKSTGSQKSPCQSQKHRKKKKKRTPRFNSVSKIDRASRVVFPVLFVTINLFYWYSYLSRTKRIVNLNVS
- the Ostgamma gene encoding tumor suppressor candidate 3 → MKALILGLFVIFCIFFYHVDGQARKQSLSLAERVQQLTEMSNKKAVLRLNGNKFREYVKAAPRSYSVIVMFTAMAPQRQCMVCRHASDEFTIVANSFRYSQGYSNKLFFAVVDFDEGSDVFQMLRLNTAPVFMHFPPKGKPKSADTMDISRIGFSAEAIAKWIAERTDIQIRVFRPPNYSGTLALIVLFALVAGFLYLRRNNLDFLYNKTMWGMGSLFFCFAMVSGQMWNHIRGPPFVHKGQNGQIMYVHGSSQGQFVVETYIVMVLNAAVVLGMILLTEAARGKGDPKKRKILAVVGLVLLSVFFSLLLSIFRTKTQGYPYSFLFK